In Nocardia sp. NBC_00403, one DNA window encodes the following:
- a CDS encoding site-specific integrase — MDDRTAVVAVPDSVQTELRKGVRSVLIDAAALRLVRERFDDNQAGSLRRYLEASQSANTLRAYRTDWIAWAAWCAAENRQALPADALDVAVYLAAAADAQRHPDPTILRHSDSESESRHWAFSAATLERKAAAIAAVHAANGLPSPTRSDVVRLTLRGIRRTRRSQPTRKRPVLLHTLEQLLAGLPEPGWPTEPARRRDTLALLVGFAGALRRSELAGLRITDVRVHLDHRTGEPLLLVQLPTTKTDPTGTSEQRVALPRGQRPPTCPVCAFADWIHLLEAHAAHGADGLQAWLTDTSPTPPDIHRCHGFHGTALADQPLFPTITRHGGIAARPMSGRAVAELVKRYAARAGLDPALFSGHSLRAGFATQAALGGASDREIMRQGRWSNPRTVHGYIRTANPLEDNAVTKLGL; from the coding sequence GTGGACGATCGAACCGCTGTTGTCGCGGTACCGGACTCGGTCCAGACCGAACTGCGCAAAGGAGTCCGCAGCGTCCTGATCGACGCTGCCGCACTCCGATTGGTGCGCGAACGCTTCGACGACAACCAAGCAGGGTCGCTCCGCCGATACCTCGAGGCATCCCAATCCGCGAATACCCTGCGCGCCTACCGCACCGATTGGATCGCCTGGGCCGCCTGGTGCGCGGCGGAAAATAGGCAGGCCCTGCCTGCCGATGCCTTGGACGTCGCGGTGTATTTGGCTGCCGCCGCCGACGCACAGCGTCACCCCGACCCAACCATATTGCGTCACAGTGACAGCGAATCCGAGTCCCGGCACTGGGCTTTCAGCGCCGCCACCCTCGAACGTAAAGCCGCCGCCATCGCCGCCGTCCACGCCGCCAACGGACTGCCCTCCCCCACCCGCTCCGACGTGGTTCGCCTGACCCTGCGCGGCATTCGCCGCACGCGGCGCTCCCAACCCACGCGCAAACGCCCCGTCCTGCTGCACACCCTCGAACAGCTGCTGGCCGGTCTACCCGAACCGGGCTGGCCGACCGAACCTGCCCGCCGCCGCGACACTCTCGCGCTGCTCGTCGGATTCGCTGGTGCATTGCGCCGCAGCGAACTTGCCGGCCTGCGCATCACCGACGTTCGCGTACACCTCGACCACCGCACCGGCGAACCCCTCCTGCTCGTCCAGCTGCCGACCACCAAAACCGACCCGACCGGCACCAGCGAACAACGCGTCGCGCTGCCCCGTGGCCAACGCCCGCCCACCTGCCCCGTCTGCGCCTTCGCCGACTGGATACACCTGCTCGAAGCCCATGCCGCCCATGGCGCCGACGGACTGCAAGCCTGGCTCACCGACACATCACCCACACCCCCGGACATCCATCGCTGCCACGGTTTTCACGGCACCGCCCTCGCCGACCAACCCCTGTTCCCCACCATCACCCGCCATGGCGGCATCGCCGCCCGCCCCATGTCCGGGCGCGCCGTCGCCGAACTCGTCAAGCGCTACGCCGCCCGCGCCGGCCTCGACCCCGCCCTCTTCTCCGGCCACTCGCTGCGCGCGGGCTTCGCCACCCAAGCCGCACTCGGCGGCGCGAGCGACCGCGAAATCATGCGCCAAGGCCGCTGGTCCAACCCCCGTACCGTGCACGGCTACATCCGCACCGCAAACCCGTTGGAAGACAACGCCGTCACCAAACTGGGCCTGTGA
- a CDS encoding NADP-dependent oxidoreductase encodes MTKAVRYDEFGGIEVLRVEEVDRPVPGDGQVLVRVKAAGINPGEAAIRTGAMADIFPSTFPSGQGSDLAGVVAEVGVGVDRFSVGDEVIGFSEKRAAQAELVLVDVDNLTHKPRKVSWEVAGGLYVAGVTAWGAVHSIQLEKGESVVISAAAGGVGSLAVQLARRAGATVIGLASDSNHEWLQSHSVIPVAYGDGVTDRIKAAAPNGIHAFIDTHGGGYVELALALGVTAERIDTIADFAAAAKHGVKTEPGTNTRPGAEVLAELAALIAEGHLEVPIANVYPLTHVRQAYTELEGRHTHGKIVLKP; translated from the coding sequence ATGACAAAGGCAGTCCGGTACGACGAGTTCGGCGGAATCGAGGTGCTGCGGGTCGAGGAGGTCGACCGCCCGGTGCCCGGGGACGGGCAGGTCCTGGTGCGGGTGAAAGCGGCAGGCATCAACCCCGGCGAGGCAGCCATCCGAACCGGGGCGATGGCCGACATCTTTCCCTCGACCTTTCCGTCCGGGCAGGGCAGCGATCTGGCCGGAGTTGTCGCGGAAGTCGGAGTCGGAGTCGACCGATTCTCGGTCGGCGACGAGGTAATCGGATTCTCCGAGAAGCGGGCCGCCCAGGCCGAGTTGGTCCTGGTCGACGTCGACAACCTCACACACAAACCACGCAAAGTCTCATGGGAGGTGGCGGGCGGCCTGTACGTCGCCGGCGTGACTGCATGGGGGGCAGTGCATTCCATACAACTCGAGAAGGGCGAGAGCGTCGTCATCTCCGCAGCAGCCGGAGGAGTCGGCTCGCTCGCCGTTCAGCTCGCGCGCCGTGCCGGAGCCACGGTCATCGGCCTGGCGAGCGATAGCAACCACGAGTGGCTGCAAAGCCACAGCGTGATCCCCGTCGCATACGGTGACGGCGTCACCGACCGGATCAAGGCCGCCGCACCCAACGGCATCCATGCCTTCATCGACACCCACGGCGGCGGGTACGTCGAACTGGCCCTTGCTCTTGGCGTCACGGCCGAGCGGATCGACACCATCGCCGATTTCGCAGCAGCCGCAAAACACGGAGTCAAGACCGAACCCGGAACCAACACCAGGCCAGGCGCCGAGGTACTCGCCGAACTGGCCGCCCTGATAGCCGAGGGACACCTCGAAGTCCCGATCGCCAACGTCTACCCGTTGACACACGTCCGCCAGGCTTACACCGAACTCGAAGGACGACACACCCACGGCAAAATCGTGCTCAAGCCCTAA
- a CDS encoding SDR family NAD(P)-dependent oxidoreductase — MSEQTIALVTGANKGIGYEIAAGLGALGWRIGVGARDQQRRDTAVEKLRAAGTDAFGVPLDVTDDASVAAAAELIADQSGGLDVLVNNAAITGGVPQTPTTVDPATVRAVVETNVIGVIRVTNAMLPMLRASASPRIVNMSSSVGSLALQTTPGIDMGPVPAAYLASKTFLNAVTVQYVKELGDTNILINSGCPGFTATDLNGFRGVRTPQQGAAIAIRLATLPDDGPTGGFFDDAGTVPW; from the coding sequence GTGAGTGAACAGACGATTGCGCTGGTAACCGGCGCGAACAAAGGAATCGGATACGAGATCGCCGCAGGCCTGGGCGCGCTCGGCTGGCGAATCGGTGTGGGCGCGCGGGATCAACAACGCCGCGACACCGCGGTGGAGAAGCTGCGCGCGGCCGGGACCGATGCGTTCGGCGTACCGCTCGACGTGACCGACGACGCAAGTGTGGCCGCTGCGGCCGAGTTGATCGCCGACCAATCCGGAGGCCTCGACGTCCTGGTCAACAACGCCGCGATCACCGGCGGCGTGCCGCAGACGCCCACCACTGTCGATCCCGCGACCGTGCGAGCTGTCGTGGAAACCAACGTGATCGGCGTAATTCGGGTGACCAACGCGATGCTGCCGATGCTGCGCGCCTCGGCCTCGCCGCGAATTGTGAATATGTCCAGCAGCGTCGGTTCGCTTGCCCTGCAAACCACGCCCGGCATCGACATGGGCCCGGTTCCTGCTGCGTACTTGGCGTCGAAAACCTTCCTCAACGCCGTCACGGTCCAATACGTCAAGGAACTGGGCGACACCAACATCCTGATCAACTCCGGCTGTCCTGGTTTCACCGCCACCGACCTCAACGGCTTCCGCGGCGTCCGCACCCCCCAACAGGGCGCGGCGATCGCGATTCGCCTCGCGACCCTGCCCGACGACGGCCCGACCGGCGGATTCTTCGACGACGCCGGAACTGTGCCCTGGTGA
- a CDS encoding LysR family transcriptional regulator: protein METRELRYFVAVAEELHFGRAAQRLAMAQPPLSRAIQQLERRLGVVLLHRGTRAIALTEAGSVLLREARTALDAVEAAEHRTRRAAADQPGVVLATKAGASRELLSKLLHAYAADPGAVPVEVMLCGPGQPESLLRNGRADAALLHRPYDTMAGFDTEDLHTEHQVAVLPAGHPLADRPHISIAEIYALTDLPLPRWPRHDGSYADGPGPQVRDHTQLFQLIALGLACAVVPESLRAQLRDDHAIVPVPDAPAVTTVIAWPPHSRSKAVADLVQTATRL from the coding sequence GTGGAGACACGGGAGCTGCGATACTTCGTCGCCGTCGCCGAGGAGTTGCACTTCGGGCGGGCGGCGCAACGGCTCGCGATGGCGCAACCACCACTATCGCGTGCCATCCAGCAGCTCGAACGGCGGCTCGGAGTCGTTCTCCTGCACCGCGGCACTCGCGCAATCGCCTTAACTGAGGCCGGGTCGGTGCTGCTGCGGGAGGCCCGGACTGCCCTCGACGCGGTCGAAGCCGCCGAGCACCGCACCCGCCGCGCCGCTGCCGACCAGCCCGGTGTGGTGCTGGCCACCAAGGCCGGAGCCTCCCGCGAACTGTTGTCGAAGCTGCTGCACGCCTACGCCGCCGATCCTGGCGCTGTTCCCGTCGAGGTGATGTTGTGCGGGCCCGGCCAGCCGGAAAGCCTGCTACGCAACGGCCGCGCCGACGCTGCTCTGCTCCACCGGCCCTACGACACAATGGCTGGATTCGACACCGAAGACCTACACACCGAACACCAAGTCGCCGTCCTGCCCGCGGGACACCCCCTCGCTGACCGACCCCACATATCGATAGCCGAGATCTACGCACTGACGGACCTGCCCCTGCCGCGCTGGCCTCGACACGATGGGAGCTATGCGGACGGCCCCGGCCCGCAGGTCCGCGACCATACCCAGCTGTTCCAACTGATCGCGCTCGGACTGGCCTGCGCGGTCGTGCCCGAGTCGCTGCGAGCCCAGCTACGCGACGATCATGCCATCGTGCCTGTCCCGGACGCACCGGCTGTCACAACCGTCATCGCCTGGCCACCACACAGCAGATCCAAAGCCGTCGCCGACCTCGTCCAGACCGCGACGCGCCTCTAA
- a CDS encoding class I SAM-dependent methyltransferase, with product MDNDGPSRTALITAYARAYHQIADRPQIFTDPLAARLLGVTAEELAELGTPTTNHLGDGVSDRPRRLFFAARARFAEDAVAAAIAAGVRQVVILGAGLDTFAYRNPRPDLRVFEVDHPATQAWKRERLTTAGIDRPETLTFVPVDFETQTLAAGLESTGFKRTDPAVFVWLGVVFYLTPNAAHATLEYIAGQAQPVEVVFDYLQPANSDEDRAHQQARADRLAGVGEPVFSYFTPDDIAAQLRALGFTDLEDHSAPDLVTRYLDGSERFGGEPPRALRAIRILRASR from the coding sequence ATGGATAACGACGGACCCAGCCGGACAGCGCTCATCACCGCGTACGCCCGCGCCTATCACCAGATCGCTGACCGACCACAGATCTTCACCGACCCCCTGGCGGCACGTCTGCTCGGCGTCACCGCAGAGGAACTGGCCGAATTGGGCACGCCCACAACCAATCACCTCGGTGACGGGGTCAGCGATCGGCCCCGCCGACTGTTCTTCGCCGCACGCGCACGCTTCGCCGAGGACGCCGTGGCCGCGGCCATCGCCGCTGGTGTGCGGCAGGTCGTGATCCTCGGCGCCGGTCTGGACACCTTCGCCTATCGCAATCCGCGCCCGGACTTGCGTGTCTTCGAGGTCGACCACCCCGCCACCCAAGCGTGGAAACGCGAACGCCTTACTACCGCCGGAATCGACCGCCCTGAGACGTTGACCTTCGTGCCGGTCGATTTCGAAACCCAGACGCTGGCAGCGGGATTGGAATCCACCGGATTCAAACGGACGGACCCGGCCGTATTCGTGTGGCTCGGCGTCGTCTTCTATCTGACTCCGAACGCCGCCCACGCCACTCTCGAATACATCGCTGGTCAGGCCCAGCCGGTCGAGGTGGTCTTCGACTACCTGCAGCCCGCGAACAGCGACGAGGACCGTGCGCACCAGCAGGCACGTGCCGATCGGCTGGCCGGCGTCGGCGAACCCGTGTTCAGCTACTTCACGCCCGACGACATCGCCGCACAGCTGCGCGCCCTCGGCTTCACCGACCTCGAAGACCACTCCGCCCCCGACCTCGTCACCCGCTACCTCGACGGATCCGAAAGATTCGGAGGCGAACCGCCCCGCGCACTGCGCGCGATCCGCATACTGCGCGCGAGCCGCTGA
- a CDS encoding DUF6262 family protein produces MPAVGQIQALGSPPRDHLARTHLGGHRVTDTRPHRSARPMLDGRRDDSLRRRQRVLAVLNKVVTDGEHISTSAIARAAGVDRTFLYRHRDLLEKIHVLQADPAATADREPAVIRASSQADLLAAHERAARLAARVQQLEKRLSEALGEQTWRESGLGAPTDIDALHQRINQLEQRNIDLQQQLDERDDDLAAARATNREIMTRLDTSTQPR; encoded by the coding sequence GTGCCTGCGGTCGGCCAGATCCAGGCGCTGGGCTCCCCTCCCCGCGACCATCTCGCCCGCACCCACCTCGGAGGCCACCGCGTGACCGACACCCGCCCGCACCGCAGCGCCCGGCCGATGCTCGACGGCCGCCGCGACGACTCGCTGCGCCGCCGCCAACGCGTGCTGGCAGTCCTCAACAAGGTGGTCACCGACGGTGAACACATCAGTACATCCGCGATCGCTCGCGCAGCTGGGGTGGACCGAACCTTCCTCTACCGGCACCGTGATCTTCTGGAGAAAATCCATGTGCTGCAAGCAGATCCAGCCGCCACCGCCGACCGCGAACCTGCGGTCATCCGTGCTTCGTCGCAGGCGGACCTGCTGGCCGCCCACGAGCGAGCCGCCCGACTTGCTGCGCGCGTCCAGCAACTGGAGAAACGACTGTCCGAAGCGCTCGGCGAGCAGACCTGGCGTGAATCCGGACTCGGCGCACCCACCGACATCGACGCGCTCCACCAGCGCATCAACCAGCTCGAACAGCGAAACATCGACCTGCAGCAACAACTCGACGAACGCGACGACGATCTTGCCGCCGCTCGTGCCACCAACCGCGAAATCATGACCCGGCTCGACACATCAACCCAGCCCCGATAA
- a CDS encoding alpha/beta fold hydrolase, producing the protein MAVPAYSQADPVDDAHPIGLDRFYHQRLEWKPCGVENIDKAGGECADVLVPLDYGNPDDRTMTVAISRVKAGDPVQRRGILLSNPGGPGGEGLDSLDLLGDVLSPEVLASYDLIGMDPRGVGESGRSPRCGWPVGEMIRSAGLDPLGFVHDTVQSAGMAATCLIRDPNKLRQFTTRNTARDMDIVRGALGEEKANFYGVSYGTYLGAVFTQMFPERSDRVVLDSTIDPDRYWEGLVQDWGPADEIALDDWAGWVSGRDDEFRLGATPQQVRAKIEELVRIAARQPIVIDGFAIDDHWLPFILHGLLMNFRLNEAMAATVREIADAAGGPPTTSRTPRLRAIVEALRDNENSVLAQIACGDVGAPIDPTWYWRNIEETRATQPVFGALANNIQPCAFWPRPVEPPTVVRNSVPALILQATGDPRTPYVHGVRLHQDMSESRMVTLQDVRIHMTFRPELSGCVNHAINTYFSVGTMPDTDITCYADQSTP; encoded by the coding sequence ATGGCTGTGCCGGCGTACAGCCAGGCGGACCCGGTCGACGACGCGCACCCGATCGGATTGGACCGGTTCTATCACCAGCGGCTCGAGTGGAAGCCTTGCGGCGTCGAGAATATCGACAAGGCCGGTGGCGAGTGCGCGGATGTACTGGTGCCGCTCGACTACGGGAATCCCGACGATCGCACGATGACCGTGGCAATTTCGCGGGTGAAGGCCGGCGATCCGGTGCAGCGGCGGGGAATTCTGCTGTCCAATCCGGGCGGTCCCGGTGGGGAGGGGCTGGACAGTCTGGATCTGCTCGGTGATGTGCTCTCGCCGGAGGTCTTGGCGAGTTACGACCTGATCGGCATGGATCCGCGCGGGGTCGGCGAATCCGGTCGGAGTCCGCGGTGCGGGTGGCCGGTAGGCGAGATGATTCGGTCGGCGGGTCTGGATCCGCTGGGATTCGTGCACGACACCGTTCAGTCCGCGGGGATGGCCGCGACCTGCCTGATTCGTGATCCGAACAAGCTGAGGCAGTTCACCACTCGCAACACCGCGCGTGACATGGACATTGTGCGAGGCGCCCTGGGTGAGGAGAAGGCCAACTTCTACGGCGTGTCCTATGGCACCTACCTCGGGGCCGTGTTCACGCAGATGTTCCCCGAAAGGAGTGACCGCGTCGTGCTCGACAGCACGATCGACCCGGACCGGTATTGGGAGGGCTTGGTTCAGGATTGGGGTCCGGCAGACGAGATCGCGCTGGACGACTGGGCCGGCTGGGTTTCCGGTCGGGATGACGAGTTCCGGCTCGGTGCGACTCCGCAGCAGGTACGGGCGAAGATCGAGGAGCTCGTTCGTATCGCCGCGCGCCAACCGATTGTCATCGATGGGTTTGCCATTGACGATCACTGGCTTCCGTTCATCCTGCACGGATTGCTGATGAACTTCCGGCTGAACGAAGCGATGGCCGCCACTGTGCGGGAGATCGCCGATGCCGCGGGTGGTCCGCCCACTACATCGCGAACACCCCGGCTTCGTGCCATCGTGGAGGCGCTGCGCGACAATGAGAATTCGGTGCTTGCGCAGATCGCCTGCGGCGATGTCGGGGCACCGATTGATCCGACCTGGTACTGGCGCAACATCGAAGAGACCCGTGCCACGCAGCCGGTTTTCGGCGCGCTGGCGAACAACATCCAGCCGTGCGCCTTCTGGCCTCGCCCGGTCGAGCCACCGACTGTCGTCCGGAATTCTGTGCCCGCGCTCATCCTGCAGGCGACGGGAGATCCCCGAACTCCTTATGTCCACGGCGTCCGATTGCATCAGGACATGTCCGAGTCGCGGATGGTGACGCTGCAGGATGTCCGTATCCATATGACATTCCGGCCCGAACTCAGCGGCTGCGTAAACCATGCGATCAACACATACTTCAGCGTAGGAACCATGCCGGATACCGACATCACCTGCTACGCGGATCAATCCACGCCCTAG
- a CDS encoding TetR/AcrR family transcriptional regulator: protein MVGGRPRQFDPAATLDRALEVFWRQGYEGTALSDLTEAMGINRPSLYAAFGNKEDLFRKVLDRYIAGPRAFATHALNRPTAVEVAEALMSGTIALTAGPNTPRGCLLVSHAHACGPDTNPIRDEVIARRTASTAALCHRLERARAEGDLPIEADPKALAYFVTAIIDGIATQAANGCTHEDLRHVSELALRMWPARTPVWAADLSRPLYRSRPVRAATS, encoded by the coding sequence ATGGTGGGCGGACGGCCCCGACAGTTCGACCCCGCTGCCACCCTCGACCGGGCGCTGGAAGTGTTCTGGCGTCAAGGATACGAAGGCACGGCACTCTCGGACCTGACCGAGGCGATGGGTATCAACCGACCCAGCCTCTACGCCGCGTTCGGCAACAAGGAAGACCTCTTCCGCAAAGTCCTCGACCGCTACATCGCGGGCCCCCGCGCGTTCGCGACACACGCATTGAATCGCCCCACTGCAGTCGAAGTCGCCGAAGCACTGATGTCCGGAACGATCGCGCTCACCGCAGGCCCGAACACACCCCGCGGCTGCCTGCTCGTCAGTCACGCACACGCCTGCGGCCCCGACACCAACCCGATCCGGGACGAAGTCATCGCACGGCGCACCGCAAGCACTGCGGCACTGTGTCACCGCCTCGAACGCGCCCGCGCCGAGGGCGACCTTCCGATCGAAGCCGACCCGAAAGCCCTCGCCTACTTCGTCACAGCCATCATCGACGGCATCGCCACTCAAGCCGCCAACGGCTGCACCCACGAAGACCTCCGCCATGTCTCCGAACTCGCCCTGCGCATGTGGCCGGCCCGAACCCCGGTCTGGGCCGCGGATCTCAGTCGACCGCTCTACCGAAGCCGACCCGTGCGCGCGGCGACTTCGTAA
- a CDS encoding transporter substrate-binding domain-containing protein produces the protein MLGQHTRARLRRITALVAGWTAVAAVAIPATAQEPGRLPAADELRVCTPGDYPPYSVGDGAGGYVGIDIELIRGFADVLHRPIRFIPVTWATLATDFAPQQCDVAVGGISDLPARRGFSDFSISYGIDGKAPITRRTSGADYATIAQINQPGVRVIANRGGTNESFARKNFPDAQLTLWNDNLTLFDEIDQGRVDVFVTDSVEGRYRVRSHPGLQVLHPERPFDSFQKVFLLKKNDPVLATTVNAWLATQLATGAVDRSFARWIGGDAPISGN, from the coding sequence ATGCTCGGACAACACACTCGTGCGCGCCTTCGGCGGATCACGGCCCTGGTCGCCGGTTGGACAGCTGTTGCTGCAGTGGCGATCCCCGCGACCGCACAGGAACCGGGCCGATTACCCGCCGCAGACGAATTGCGAGTGTGCACGCCGGGAGACTACCCGCCGTATTCGGTGGGCGACGGCGCAGGCGGATACGTCGGGATCGACATCGAACTCATCCGAGGCTTCGCCGATGTGCTGCACCGCCCGATCCGGTTCATCCCGGTGACCTGGGCAACGCTGGCAACCGATTTCGCGCCGCAGCAGTGTGATGTCGCGGTCGGCGGAATCTCCGACCTGCCCGCACGCCGCGGGTTCTCCGACTTCTCGATCTCCTACGGCATCGACGGAAAAGCCCCGATCACACGGCGCACCAGCGGCGCCGACTACGCCACGATCGCGCAGATCAATCAACCCGGCGTGCGGGTGATCGCGAACCGCGGTGGCACCAACGAATCGTTCGCACGCAAGAACTTTCCCGACGCCCAACTGACTCTGTGGAACGACAATCTCACCCTCTTCGACGAAATCGACCAGGGCCGGGTGGATGTCTTCGTCACCGACTCCGTCGAAGGCCGATACCGCGTCCGCAGCCACCCCGGTCTGCAGGTCCTGCACCCCGAGCGCCCGTTCGACTCCTTCCAGAAGGTGTTCCTGCTGAAGAAGAACGACCCTGTACTGGCCACGACCGTGAACGCGTGGCTGGCAACCCAACTCGCCACCGGGGCCGTCGACCGCTCCTTCGCCCGATGGATCGGCGGCGACGCGCCTATCAGCGGTAACTGA